A window of the Polaribacter batillariae genome harbors these coding sequences:
- a CDS encoding class I SAM-dependent methyltransferase — translation MFAEDKAISDLKSIDKIVECISEKKYSASVVSLINFCENLPNNNFNNYLKISCIPFLFHSFENIINKNEDPAIIFDNILKELKNNLEETIKSSFDNIFETSQDFIINEENEKLELETGDHYGNLFKGFTPDKYFNETKELLKKRLEINNIDISNIHKYTVLDQGCGGGRYSVAWALLGAKKVVGIDISKIGINDAVKRAKRANIQNVEYKIGNVLDLPFQKNEFDIVFSNGVLHHTKDWKKGISEQLRVLKPDGLGWQYLIEQPGGIFWDKIEILRMIVRNINKNFAIKVLSGYGISTNRIFYMLDHVMVPINTRITPEELKMELEKNGAKDVRRLTRGLGFDRIEYIHKEIPYAKMKFGVGENRFIFTK, via the coding sequence ATGTTTGCAGAAGATAAAGCTATTTCAGATTTAAAAAGTATAGATAAAATTGTTGAATGCATTTCAGAAAAAAAATACAGTGCTTCTGTAGTAAGCCTAATTAACTTTTGCGAGAATTTGCCAAATAATAATTTTAATAATTATTTAAAAATTTCTTGTATTCCATTTCTTTTTCATTCTTTTGAAAATATAATTAATAAAAATGAAGATCCTGCTATAATTTTTGATAATATATTAAAAGAACTCAAAAATAATTTGGAAGAAACAATAAAATCTTCTTTTGATAATATTTTTGAAACCTCACAAGATTTTATAATTAATGAAGAAAATGAAAAGTTAGAATTAGAAACTGGAGACCATTATGGTAATCTATTTAAGGGTTTTACCCCAGATAAATATTTTAATGAAACGAAAGAATTATTAAAGAAAAGATTAGAAATAAATAACATAGATATTTCTAACATTCATAAATATACTGTCTTAGATCAGGGTTGTGGTGGAGGAAGATACTCTGTGGCTTGGGCTTTATTAGGAGCAAAAAAAGTAGTTGGAATTGATATTTCTAAAATTGGTATAAACGATGCTGTTAAAAGAGCCAAAAGAGCTAATATACAAAATGTTGAATATAAGATAGGTAACGTATTAGATTTGCCTTTTCAAAAAAACGAGTTTGACATCGTTTTTAGTAATGGGGTTTTACACCACACTAAAGACTGGAAAAAAGGCATTTCAGAACAACTTAGAGTTTTAAAACCAGATGGTTTAGGATGGCAATATTTAATAGAACAGCCTGGAGGTATTTTTTGGGATAAAATTGAGATATTACGGATGATTGTTCGTAATATCAATAAAAATTTTGCAATTAAAGTTTTAAGTGGTTATGGAATTTCAACAAATCGTATTTTTTACATGTTAGATCATGTAATGGTTCCAATAAATACCAGAATAACTCCTGAAGAATTGAAAATGGAGCTTGAAAAAAATGGAGCTAAAGATGTAAGAAGATTAACTAGGGGGCTTGGTTTTGATAGAATAGAATACATTCATAAAGAAATTCCTTATGCTAAAATGAAATTTGGAGTTGGTGAAAACAGATTTATATTTACAAAATAA
- a CDS encoding N-acetylneuraminate synthase family protein — protein sequence MFIIAEIAQAHDGSLGMAHAYIDAVAKTGCNAIKFQTHIAAAESSIYEPFRVKFSKQDATRMDYWKRMEFNLKQWKGLKQHCDDVGLEFMSSPFSNAAVDVLEKVGVKRYKVGSGEVNNFVLLEKIAQTQKPLIISSGMSSFDELDKTVSFLKSRNVNYSILQCTTAYPTKPAQFGLNVIQELKKRYQVTVGFSDHSSSTEACIAATTLGAEILEFHVVFDKEMFGPDAKASLTMEETTNLVAAVRNIEIALQNPIDKTDNSSFKELKSIFEKSLAVNKNLKKGDVLTFSDLETKKPKGFGILASEYKNIIGKKLNKDLNQWDFLNYEDITE from the coding sequence ATGTTTATAATAGCAGAAATTGCACAAGCACATGATGGTAGTTTAGGAATGGCACATGCTTATATAGATGCTGTTGCGAAAACAGGTTGTAATGCTATTAAATTTCAAACACATATTGCAGCAGCAGAAAGCAGTATTTACGAACCTTTTCGAGTAAAATTTTCCAAACAAGATGCAACAAGAATGGACTATTGGAAACGTATGGAATTCAATTTAAAACAATGGAAAGGTTTAAAACAACATTGTGATGATGTTGGTTTAGAGTTTATGAGTTCTCCTTTTAGCAATGCTGCAGTAGATGTATTAGAAAAAGTGGGTGTAAAACGTTACAAGGTTGGTTCAGGAGAGGTTAATAATTTTGTGCTATTAGAAAAAATAGCACAAACCCAAAAACCATTAATTATATCATCAGGTATGAGTTCTTTTGATGAATTAGATAAAACAGTTTCTTTTTTAAAATCGAGAAATGTCAATTATTCAATATTACAATGTACAACTGCATACCCAACAAAACCAGCACAGTTTGGTTTAAATGTAATTCAAGAATTAAAAAAAAGATATCAGGTTACAGTTGGTTTTTCAGATCATTCTTCTTCCACAGAAGCTTGTATTGCAGCTACAACTTTAGGCGCAGAAATATTAGAGTTTCATGTAGTTTTTGATAAAGAAATGTTTGGTCCAGATGCAAAAGCATCTTTAACTATGGAAGAAACCACAAATTTAGTTGCTGCTGTAAGAAATATCGAAATCGCTTTGCAAAACCCTATTGATAAAACAGACAACTCAAGCTTTAAAGAATTAAAATCTATTTTCGAAAAATCGTTAGCTGTAAATAAAAATCTTAAAAAAGGAGATGTACTTACTTTTTCGGATTTAGAAACTAAAAAACCTAAAGGTTTTGGTATCTTGGCAAGCGAGTATAAAAATATTATTGGTAAAAAACTGAATAAAGATTTAAACCAATGGGATTTTCTAAATTATGAAGATATAACAGAATAA
- the asnB gene encoding asparagine synthase (glutamine-hydrolyzing): MCGIVGLLGNIEDGEILLDKMLVSQHHRGPDFTGKFISDSAKLGHNRLSILDLSENANQPFISNCKRYILVFNGEIYNYLEIKEELLNHYNFKTNSDTEVLLASFIVWKKDCLQKLNGMFSFAIYDTEKETLFAARDRFGVKPFYYFKKEEKFIFSSEIKALFISGIVKKANEKVWASYFAYGSYGLPNETFWKDIQQLPAGHYLEYKNKNLQVFKWYFFENEIKKHQQKKSFNVVKEEYKTLLKDSIKLRFRADVTIGFNISGGLDSSTLLALVNKIEGKEKIKAYTFYTNDKRYDELPWVEEMISLTKNPLEKIILEADINLKDKIENIAHMQDEPYGGIPTVAYSEIFKKARKDNVLVLLDGQGMDEQWAGYDYYLKNNNATIQGTKSSPFRKNALTKEFLQKAVKPKYPEPFKDAVLNKQYRDLFYTKIPRALRFNDRISMGYSTELREPFLDFRLVEYAFAQPLEYKINKTTQKYLLREIVSEYLSDSITYAPKRPLQTPQREWLGEELFNDVENYIEQLKDSKVSNWFNFTELDKLLKEYKQGDKDSSFYIWQWINLAMLVNN; encoded by the coding sequence ATGTGTGGTATAGTAGGACTTTTAGGGAATATAGAAGATGGTGAAATTTTATTAGATAAAATGTTAGTTTCACAACATCATAGAGGTCCTGATTTTACAGGTAAATTTATTTCTGATTCTGCAAAATTAGGCCATAATAGATTGTCAATTTTAGATTTAAGTGAAAATGCAAACCAACCATTTATTAGTAATTGCAAGAGATATATTTTAGTTTTTAATGGAGAGATTTATAATTATTTAGAAATAAAAGAAGAATTATTAAACCATTATAATTTTAAAACAAATTCAGATACAGAAGTATTATTAGCCAGTTTTATAGTTTGGAAAAAAGATTGCTTACAAAAATTAAATGGTATGTTTTCATTTGCTATTTATGATACAGAAAAAGAAACCTTATTTGCTGCTAGAGATCGTTTTGGGGTAAAACCCTTTTATTATTTTAAAAAAGAAGAAAAATTTATTTTTTCATCAGAAATAAAAGCATTATTTATATCAGGAATTGTAAAAAAAGCAAATGAGAAAGTATGGGCAAGTTATTTTGCCTATGGTAGCTATGGTTTGCCAAATGAAACTTTTTGGAAAGATATCCAGCAATTGCCAGCAGGGCATTATTTAGAATATAAAAATAAAAACTTACAAGTTTTTAAATGGTATTTTTTTGAAAATGAAATTAAAAAGCACCAACAAAAAAAGAGTTTTAATGTTGTAAAAGAAGAATACAAAACGCTATTAAAAGACAGTATAAAATTAAGGTTTAGGGCAGATGTTACTATAGGTTTTAACATTAGTGGAGGTTTAGATAGTTCTACATTATTAGCACTTGTAAATAAAATTGAAGGAAAAGAGAAAATTAAAGCATATACATTTTATACGAATGATAAAAGATATGATGAATTACCTTGGGTAGAAGAAATGATTTCTTTAACAAAAAATCCACTGGAAAAAATTATATTAGAAGCAGATATCAATTTAAAAGATAAAATTGAAAACATAGCTCATATGCAAGATGAACCTTATGGAGGAATTCCAACAGTTGCATATAGCGAAATATTTAAGAAAGCAAGAAAAGACAATGTTTTGGTACTTTTAGATGGACAAGGAATGGATGAACAGTGGGCGGGTTACGATTATTATTTAAAAAATAATAATGCAACTATTCAAGGTACAAAATCTTCTCCTTTTAGAAAAAATGCACTCACAAAAGAATTTTTACAAAAAGCAGTAAAACCAAAATATCCAGAACCCTTTAAAGATGCTGTTTTAAACAAACAGTATAGAGATTTATTTTATACAAAAATACCAAGAGCCTTACGTTTTAACGATAGAATTTCTATGGGGTATAGTACAGAGTTAAGAGAACCTTTTTTAGATTTTAGATTGGTAGAATATGCTTTTGCTCAGCCATTAGAATATAAAATTAACAAAACAACTCAAAAATATTTGTTAAGAGAAATTGTTTCAGAATATTTAAGCGATTCAATTACATACGCACCTAAAAGACCTTTACAAACACCACAAAGAGAATGGTTAGGAGAGGAGCTTTTTAATGATGTAGAAAATTATATAGAACAGTTAAAAGATAGTAAAGTTTCTAATTGGTTTAATTTTACAGAATTAGATAAATTGTTAAAAGAATATAAACAAGGAGATAAAGACTCTAGTTTTTATATTTGGCAATGGATAAATCTAGCAATGTTGGTTAATAATTAA
- a CDS encoding acylneuraminate cytidylyltransferase family protein, with protein MKILGIIPARGGSKGVPRKNIKLLAGKPLIAYTAEVAIKSKFIDTLIVSSEDEEIIDVAKSLGIEAPFKRPQDLSLDTTPTLPVILHALDFYKKQNIFFDAVCLLQTTSPFRTVKFLDKAIQTFIEKDTDSLVSVQQVPHEYNPHWVFEQDNLGNLKIATGEKQIISRRQDLPKAFHRDGSIYITKTAVLLEQQSLFGNSISYIESPKKWYVNIDTMEDWEKAEAMLLHKKK; from the coding sequence ATGAAAATTTTAGGAATTATACCTGCAAGAGGAGGTTCTAAAGGAGTTCCTCGTAAAAACATTAAATTATTAGCAGGTAAGCCATTAATAGCATACACAGCTGAGGTTGCTATAAAAAGTAAATTTATAGATACTTTAATTGTAAGTTCCGAAGACGAAGAAATAATAGATGTAGCAAAATCTTTAGGAATTGAAGCTCCTTTTAAAAGACCCCAAGACTTATCTTTAGATACTACACCAACATTACCGGTTATTTTACATGCTTTAGATTTTTATAAAAAACAAAACATTTTTTTTGATGCAGTATGTTTGCTACAAACAACAAGCCCTTTTAGAACTGTTAAGTTTTTAGACAAAGCAATACAAACATTTATAGAAAAAGATACAGATTCTTTAGTTTCTGTGCAACAAGTTCCTCATGAATACAACCCACATTGGGTCTTTGAGCAAGATAATTTAGGAAATTTAAAAATTGCAACAGGTGAAAAACAAATTATTTCTAGAAGACAAGATTTACCCAAAGCATTTCATAGAGATGGAAGTATTTACATTACAAAAACAGCTGTTTTATTAGAACAACAATCTTTGTTTGGTAATAGTATTTCTTATATAGAATCTCCAAAAAAATGGTATGTAAATATAGATACTATGGAAGATTGGGAAAAAGCAGAAGCTATGTTACTTCATAAAAAAAAGTAA
- a CDS encoding glycosyltransferase family 4 protein codes for MHIGFITPEYPSVHFKGKIGGIGTFTKNLAEELIKLENTVSIFIYSQNENKVFKEDGITFYFVQKKKIPFFTWLSNRKYFNKYVNSMVKNKSIDILEAPEWTGFTAFMKFSCPLVIRLHGSDTYFCDLENRKVKFKNKFFEKRALLGATKIVAVSNFVGLKTKELFNISNNIKTIYNAIDTSFFKPNHNSVKPKSLLYFGTIIRKKGVLKIAEAFNKIVEIDNEVSLKLVGNDNLDFLTKRSTLELFRELLSKKALKNFTYMKSMQQESLKKEIHQAEVILLPSFAEAFPMAWLEAMALEKKIITSNIGWAKELMIDGETGFTVNPNDINDFKEKTIRLLKNNNTTSAMGQNARKKIVSSFNINEKVILNLNYYKKILNEI; via the coding sequence ATGCACATAGGATTTATAACACCAGAATATCCTTCAGTACATTTTAAAGGTAAAATAGGAGGTATAGGTACTTTTACTAAAAACCTTGCAGAAGAGTTGATAAAGTTAGAAAACACAGTTTCAATCTTTATTTATAGTCAAAACGAGAATAAAGTTTTTAAAGAAGATGGTATAACTTTTTATTTTGTTCAAAAAAAGAAAATCCCTTTTTTTACCTGGTTGAGTAATAGAAAGTACTTTAATAAATATGTAAACAGTATGGTTAAAAATAAGTCGATAGACATATTAGAAGCCCCTGAATGGACAGGTTTTACTGCTTTTATGAAATTTAGCTGCCCTCTTGTGATCAGGCTTCATGGCTCAGATACCTATTTTTGTGATTTAGAAAATAGAAAGGTAAAATTTAAAAATAAGTTTTTCGAAAAAAGAGCACTTTTAGGAGCTACAAAAATTGTTGCTGTAAGTAATTTTGTAGGGTTAAAAACAAAAGAGTTATTTAATATTTCTAACAATATTAAAACTATTTATAATGCTATAGATACAAGTTTTTTTAAGCCGAACCATAATTCAGTAAAACCAAAATCACTTTTATACTTTGGCACAATTATTAGAAAAAAGGGGGTTTTAAAAATTGCTGAAGCTTTTAATAAAATAGTAGAAATTGATAATGAGGTAAGTTTAAAACTTGTAGGAAATGATAATTTAGACTTTCTTACAAAAAGATCTACGCTAGAATTATTTAGAGAACTACTTTCTAAAAAAGCTTTAAAGAATTTTACTTACATGAAATCGATGCAACAAGAGAGTTTAAAAAAAGAAATACATCAAGCAGAAGTTATTCTATTACCAAGTTTTGCAGAAGCTTTTCCAATGGCATGGTTAGAAGCGATGGCTTTAGAAAAAAAAATAATTACTTCTAATATAGGTTGGGCAAAAGAATTAATGATAGATGGAGAAACAGGTTTTACAGTAAACCCTAATGATATTAATGATTTTAAAGAAAAAACCATACGTCTTTTAAAGAACAATAATACCACTAGTGCTATGGGACAAAATGCCAGAAAAAAAATTGTAAGTTCCTTTAATATCAACGAAAAAGTAATTCTAAATTTAAACTATTATAAAAAGATTTTAAATGAAATTTAG
- a CDS encoding glycosyltransferase family 2 protein encodes MKFSLIICTYMRPKALFNLLKSVQLQSFYPNEIIVVDSSTNNNTNDLLKKNSFKNLSYYKVSEENRGLTKQRNFGISKIAPNIDIVCFLDDDILLEKEYFKNLLETYKIYPEALAVGGYISNEVNWIQKEKTMSNEFYYDGWARKESVRFLMRKKLKLLDSTAPGFMPTFSNGRSISFLPPSGKTYPVELIMGGVSSYKRKIFKNFSFSNYFEGYGLYEDADFSLRLAKVGKLYINTAAKLEHHHSVEGRPNKFKYGKMVVRNGWYVWRIKYKNPSLKARFKWNSIAILLLVIRFFNVFNSQKKMEALTESFGRFYGLISLIFSKPNLKL; translated from the coding sequence ATGAAATTTAGCTTAATTATTTGTACATATATGCGTCCAAAAGCTTTGTTCAATTTATTAAAATCTGTACAATTACAAAGTTTTTACCCTAACGAAATTATTGTAGTAGATAGTTCTACAAATAATAATACAAATGATTTACTAAAAAAAAATAGTTTTAAAAACTTAAGTTATTACAAAGTTTCAGAAGAAAATAGAGGGTTAACAAAACAAAGAAATTTTGGAATATCAAAAATAGCACCGAATATAGATATTGTTTGTTTTTTAGATGATGATATTCTTTTAGAAAAAGAATACTTTAAAAACTTACTAGAAACTTATAAGATTTATCCAGAAGCCTTGGCAGTTGGTGGCTATATTTCAAATGAAGTAAATTGGATACAGAAAGAAAAAACAATGTCTAACGAATTTTATTACGATGGTTGGGCAAGAAAAGAAAGTGTTAGGTTTTTAATGAGAAAAAAACTTAAATTATTAGATAGCACAGCACCAGGTTTTATGCCAACATTTTCTAACGGACGTTCTATAAGTTTTCTACCACCAAGTGGAAAAACGTACCCTGTTGAATTAATTATGGGAGGAGTTTCGTCTTACAAAAGAAAAATTTTTAAAAATTTTTCTTTTTCTAACTATTTTGAAGGTTATGGGTTGTACGAAGATGCAGATTTTTCTTTAAGATTAGCCAAAGTTGGAAAACTATATATAAATACTGCTGCAAAATTAGAGCATCATCATTCCGTAGAAGGAAGACCCAATAAGTTCAAATACGGTAAAATGGTAGTTAGAAATGGTTGGTACGTTTGGAGAATAAAATACAAAAATCCCAGTTTGAAAGCTAGATTTAAGTGGAATTCTATAGCAATTCTTTTATTAGTTATTAGATTTTTTAATGTTTTTAATTCGCAAAAAAAAATGGAAGCTTTAACAGAATCTTTTGGAAGGTTTTATGGATTGATAAGTTTAATTTTTTCAAAACCAAATCTAAAATTATGA
- the wecB gene encoding non-hydrolyzing UDP-N-acetylglucosamine 2-epimerase — protein MKKVLIVFGTRPEAIKMAPLVKELSKQKEFTTKVCVTAQHREMLDQVLDFFKIIPDYDLDLMKTNQSLNKLSARILNSIDSVLDDFKPNLVLIHGDTTTSSMVALASFHKGIKIGHVEAGLRTYNKFSPFPEEINRQITGRLADIHFTPTKQSAKNLLNEGICENTIHITGNTVIDALFWGLKNINKNRKDIKSLNSFILKDKKLIVVTGHRRENFGANFIEFCAALKELSFREDVQIIYPVHLNPNVQETVYKILSNISNLLLISPLDYEAFIWLLNKSYLIITDSGGVQEEAPSLKKPVLVTREVTERREAIDQGTVKLVGANKKKIVKEATLLLDNKEVYNTMIGNKNPYGDGKAATKIVNFIKGE, from the coding sequence ATGAAAAAAGTACTCATAGTATTTGGTACAAGACCAGAAGCCATTAAAATGGCTCCTTTGGTAAAAGAATTGTCTAAACAGAAAGAATTTACTACTAAAGTTTGTGTAACTGCTCAACATCGCGAAATGCTAGATCAGGTTTTAGATTTCTTCAAAATTATACCTGATTATGATTTAGACTTAATGAAAACGAATCAAAGTTTAAATAAATTAAGTGCAAGAATATTAAATTCAATAGATTCTGTTTTAGACGATTTTAAACCAAACTTAGTACTAATTCACGGTGATACAACAACAAGTAGTATGGTTGCTTTGGCATCTTTTCATAAAGGTATAAAAATTGGTCATGTAGAAGCAGGTTTAAGAACTTATAATAAATTTTCTCCCTTTCCAGAAGAAATTAATAGACAAATTACTGGAAGATTGGCAGATATTCATTTTACACCAACAAAACAATCTGCAAAAAATTTATTGAATGAAGGTATATGTGAAAATACAATACACATTACTGGAAATACAGTAATAGATGCACTATTTTGGGGTTTAAAGAACATCAATAAAAATAGAAAAGATATAAAGAGTTTAAACTCTTTTATTTTAAAAGACAAAAAACTTATTGTTGTAACAGGTCATAGAAGAGAAAATTTTGGAGCTAATTTTATTGAATTTTGTGCTGCCTTAAAAGAACTGTCTTTTAGAGAAGATGTACAAATTATTTATCCGGTTCATTTAAATCCAAATGTTCAAGAAACAGTTTATAAAATATTAAGTAATATTTCTAATTTACTTTTAATAAGTCCATTAGATTATGAAGCTTTTATTTGGTTATTAAATAAATCTTACTTAATTATTACAGATAGTGGAGGAGTTCAAGAAGAAGCTCCATCTTTAAAAAAACCTGTTTTAGTTACAAGAGAAGTTACAGAAAGGCGAGAAGCAATAGATCAAGGGACCGTTAAATTGGTAGGTGCAAATAAAAAGAAAATCGTTAAAGAAGCTACTTTATTACTAGATAATAAAGAGGTATATAATACAATGATAGGTAATAAAAACCCTTATGGAGATGGAAAAGCAGCAACTAAAATTGTAAATTTTATTAAAGGTGAATAA
- the neuC gene encoding UDP-N-acetylglucosamine 2-epimerase — MSIKKICVVVTARPSYSRIKTALIAIKNHPKLELQLVIAGAALLGRYGNAVDFIEKDGFKIDEKVFMVLEGENPTSMAKTTGLGVMELANVFYKLQPDAVVTIADRFETIATSIAASYQNIPLIHIQGGEVTGNIDEKVRHANTKLADLHLVASEDAKERVLKMGENPEMVFNTGCPSIDLASEIKNNPKLDFDPIEKYGGVGANVNWKKEGYIVVMQHPVTTEYASARKDVEQTLQAVHELGIPTFWFWPNVDAGSDGTSNGIRTFREIKKPENIHFFKNMEPKDFLKLLINSKCLVGNSSAGIRECSYLGVPVVNIGSRQNRRQRGNNVLNASYNKNEIIKAIENRIASKNITSSTIYGDGKSGEKIAEILASTDIKFYKTINY; from the coding sequence ATGTCGATAAAAAAAATATGCGTTGTTGTAACTGCAAGACCTTCTTACAGTAGAATAAAAACAGCTTTAATTGCCATAAAAAATCACCCTAAATTAGAATTACAATTGGTAATTGCAGGTGCTGCTTTGTTAGGTAGGTATGGAAATGCGGTCGATTTTATAGAAAAAGATGGTTTTAAAATCGATGAAAAGGTATTTATGGTTTTAGAAGGAGAAAACCCAACATCCATGGCAAAAACAACAGGTTTGGGTGTTATGGAGTTGGCAAACGTATTTTACAAATTGCAACCAGATGCAGTGGTAACCATTGCAGATCGTTTTGAAACCATTGCCACAAGCATTGCTGCCTCTTATCAAAATATTCCTTTAATACACATTCAAGGAGGTGAGGTTACAGGAAATATTGATGAAAAAGTACGTCATGCAAATACAAAGTTGGCAGATTTACATTTAGTAGCTTCCGAAGATGCAAAAGAAAGAGTTTTAAAAATGGGCGAAAATCCAGAAATGGTGTTTAATACAGGTTGCCCATCCATAGATTTAGCATCAGAAATTAAAAACAATCCGAAGTTAGATTTTGATCCTATTGAAAAATATGGAGGAGTTGGAGCAAATGTAAATTGGAAAAAAGAAGGTTATATTGTGGTAATGCAACATCCAGTTACTACAGAATACGCATCTGCTAGAAAAGATGTAGAACAAACTTTGCAAGCAGTACACGAGTTAGGAATTCCTACTTTTTGGTTTTGGCCAAATGTAGATGCTGGTTCAGATGGTACTTCAAACGGAATTAGAACATTTAGAGAAATTAAAAAGCCAGAGAATATCCATTTTTTTAAGAACATGGAACCTAAAGATTTTTTAAAACTGTTGATAAATAGTAAATGTTTAGTAGGTAATTCTAGTGCGGGAATTCGCGAATGTTCTTATTTGGGAGTTCCAGTAGTAAATATTGGAAGTCGTCAAAATAGAAGACAAAGAGGCAACAATGTTCTAAATGCTAGTTATAATAAAAATGAAATCATTAAAGCAATAGAAAACAGAATTGCATCAAAAAATATTACTTCTTCAACTATTTATGGAGATGGAAAATCTGGAGAGAAAATTGCAGAAATTTTAGCGAGTACAGATATAAAATTTTATAAAACAATAAATTATTAG
- a CDS encoding UDP-glycosyltransferase, giving the protein MNKKKKAFILLPDGVGLRNFAFGNFYKEGNSQDFDITYWNNTKFPVTKLGYKEIPIVHGKPRAISDLYKRAKINIELKQNQKNFNNNVYLSYIFPSNLKNIKSIIKTLIVNFLIFFYNTPRGLQKIRKKIYKLERNSAYYLKFKATLQQEKPAVVFLTNQRPLTAIAPLLAAQDLKIPTITFIFSWDNLPKGTLVVESDYYFVWSKFMKLELLKYYPDVKENQVVITGTPQFECHYNTVFKTKEAFFKEYNLNLNKKYICFSGDDVTTSPNDQFYLEDLAKIVRKLNKKGHNLGIIYRKCPVDFTNRHLEIYHKYKEEIVLIDPKWENLGNSWNQVMPLPEDLTLLANTVHFSELVINVGSSMVFDFVAQNKPCAFLNYNTVKKSNKNWHIKEIYKFIHFQSMPNKKAVLWVDSPKDMETIILNVLNKKIDLEFTKKWYCKIVAFPQDKASERIWLEINKIICT; this is encoded by the coding sequence GTGAATAAAAAGAAAAAAGCTTTTATACTATTACCAGATGGAGTTGGTTTAAGAAACTTTGCTTTTGGAAACTTTTATAAAGAAGGGAATTCACAAGATTTCGATATTACCTATTGGAACAATACGAAGTTTCCTGTTACAAAATTGGGTTACAAAGAAATTCCTATTGTGCATGGAAAACCTAGAGCAATTTCAGATCTATACAAAAGAGCAAAAATTAATATAGAACTAAAACAAAATCAGAAAAATTTTAATAATAATGTATATCTTTCCTATATTTTTCCTTCAAATTTAAAAAATATTAAATCTATTATAAAAACACTAATTGTTAATTTTCTAATTTTTTTTTATAATACTCCAAGAGGGTTGCAAAAAATTAGAAAGAAAATTTATAAATTAGAAAGAAACTCAGCTTACTATTTAAAATTTAAAGCAACATTACAACAAGAAAAACCAGCTGTTGTATTTTTAACAAACCAAAGACCATTAACAGCTATTGCTCCTTTGCTAGCTGCGCAAGATTTAAAGATACCTACAATAACTTTTATTTTTTCTTGGGATAATTTACCCAAAGGAACTTTGGTGGTAGAAAGTGATTATTATTTTGTTTGGAGTAAATTTATGAAATTAGAATTATTAAAATATTATCCAGATGTAAAAGAAAATCAAGTTGTTATAACGGGTACACCTCAATTTGAATGTCACTACAACACAGTTTTTAAAACAAAAGAAGCTTTTTTTAAAGAGTATAATTTAAACCTTAACAAAAAGTATATTTGTTTTTCTGGTGATGATGTTACAACTTCTCCTAATGATCAATTTTATCTGGAAGATTTAGCTAAAATAGTAAGAAAATTAAATAAAAAAGGACATAATTTAGGTATTATTTACAGAAAATGCCCTGTAGATTTTACGAATAGGCACTTAGAAATATATCATAAATATAAAGAAGAAATTGTACTGATAGACCCAAAATGGGAAAACTTAGGCAATAGTTGGAATCAAGTAATGCCTTTACCAGAAGATTTAACTTTATTGGCAAATACAGTTCATTTTTCAGAATTGGTAATAAATGTAGGTTCTTCTATGGTATTTGATTTTGTAGCTCAAAATAAACCTTGTGCATTTTTAAATTATAATACCGTTAAAAAATCAAACAAAAATTGGCATATAAAAGAAATTTACAAATTTATTCACTTTCAATCTATGCCAAATAAAAAAGCTGTTTTATGGGTTGATTCTCCTAAAGATATGGAAACTATCATATTAAATGTTTTAAATAAAAAAATCGATTTAGAATTCACAAAAAAATGGTATTGTAAAATAGTGGCTTTCCCTCAAGACAAAGCTTCAGAAAGAATCTGGTTAGAAATTAATAAAATAATATGCACATAG